One part of the Edaphobacter acidisoli genome encodes these proteins:
- a CDS encoding carbonic anhydrase codes for MQDVLEQLKAGVRRFSNEVYPERRETYLKAVSVPQRPMALFVTCADSRIEPELITNCGPGELFALRNIGNMIPAYGEMLGGVSAVVEYAVSALKVPHIVVCGHSQCGAMAALMQPEATAEMPAVKNWMTNAAAAMSVTRSLAKAGEQPEDFARRLTEENVLLQIQHLKTHPSVAGAMARGELSISGWIYDIGSGQVRISEDGGRVFVPVTAEPVAR; via the coding sequence GTGCAGGACGTGCTGGAACAGTTGAAGGCTGGAGTGCGAAGGTTTAGCAACGAGGTATATCCCGAGCGTCGGGAGACCTATCTGAAGGCGGTCAGTGTGCCGCAGCGGCCAATGGCGCTCTTTGTCACCTGCGCCGATTCGCGGATTGAACCTGAGTTGATTACAAATTGCGGTCCCGGTGAGCTGTTCGCGCTCCGCAACATCGGCAACATGATTCCAGCCTACGGTGAGATGCTTGGCGGCGTCAGCGCAGTGGTTGAGTACGCGGTCAGCGCGCTGAAGGTCCCACACATCGTCGTCTGCGGGCACTCGCAGTGCGGCGCAATGGCCGCGCTGATGCAGCCGGAGGCAACGGCCGAAATGCCCGCCGTCAAAAACTGGATGACCAACGCCGCTGCTGCGATGAGCGTGACCAGGTCACTCGCCAAAGCCGGCGAGCAGCCGGAGGACTTCGCACGGCGGCTGACCGAGGAGAACGTGCTGCTCCAGATTCAACACCTCAAAACACACCCGTCGGTCGCGGGCGCAATGGCGCGCGGAGAGTTGTCCATCTCCGGCTGGATCTACGACATCGGCAGCGGCCAGGTCCGCATCTCCGAAGACGGCGGACGCGTATTTGTGCCAGTGACTGCAGAGCCTGTCGCGCGCTAG
- a CDS encoding thioredoxin family protein, translated as MSKTESTMVSLGTVAPAFELTDMVTGKAVGRDVAAGKPGLLVMFICVHCPYVKHVEAELARIGRDYEGKLPIVAISSNDVAEYPQDAPEEMKAQAKRLDFRFPYLYDETQEVARAYDAACTPDFFLFDRDLKLVYRGQLDDSRPRRGDFGNDIPVTGKDLRRAIDTMLRGETPDTNQRTSIGCNIKWKAA; from the coding sequence ATGTCGAAGACAGAGTCGACGATGGTCTCGCTGGGCACGGTAGCCCCGGCGTTTGAGCTGACCGATATGGTTACGGGAAAAGCGGTGGGACGCGATGTGGCTGCCGGCAAGCCCGGGCTGCTGGTGATGTTCATCTGCGTTCACTGCCCGTATGTGAAGCACGTCGAAGCCGAGCTGGCGCGGATCGGGCGCGATTACGAAGGCAAGCTCCCCATCGTAGCGATCTCCTCAAACGATGTGGCCGAGTACCCGCAGGATGCCCCCGAAGAGATGAAGGCGCAGGCGAAGCGGCTGGACTTCCGCTTCCCTTACCTGTACGACGAGACGCAGGAGGTAGCGCGCGCCTACGACGCAGCCTGCACGCCGGACTTCTTCCTCTTCGACCGCGACCTGAAGCTGGTGTATCGCGGCCAGCTTGACGACAGCCGTCCGCGTCGCGGAGACTTCGGCAACGATATTCCTGTAACCGGCAAAGACCTGCGCAGGGCGATCGATACCATGCTGCGTGGCGAAACTCCAGACACGAACCAGCGGACGAGCATCGGATGCAATATCAAGTGGAAAGCAGCTTGA
- a CDS encoding HNH endonuclease signature motif containing protein, giving the protein MRVSRTLPGGHISPAKLARGPNGLPLCRWCDLEILAKRRRTFCSDYCVHQWRLRTDPGYLREQVFSRDRGICAACGIDAVAAWNALKRSRGTARAAGLRLYGMKSIASRRSLWDADHIRPVAEGGGQCDLDNLRTLCLLCHREATAALRKRLRQREKRTIAMQR; this is encoded by the coding sequence ATGCGCGTGTCCCGCACTCTCCCCGGAGGCCACATCTCGCCCGCCAAGCTGGCCCGCGGCCCTAACGGCCTGCCGCTTTGCCGGTGGTGCGACCTGGAGATTCTCGCGAAACGCCGCCGCACGTTTTGCAGCGACTACTGCGTCCACCAGTGGCGGCTGCGCACCGACCCCGGTTATCTCCGCGAGCAGGTCTTCAGCCGCGACCGTGGCATCTGCGCTGCATGCGGCATCGACGCAGTTGCGGCGTGGAACGCGCTCAAGCGCTCACGCGGCACGGCCCGCGCCGCCGGGCTTCGTCTCTATGGCATGAAATCGATCGCCAGCCGCCGCAGCCTCTGGGACGCAGATCACATCCGTCCCGTGGCTGAAGGCGGAGGCCAGTGCGATCTCGACAACCTCCGCACGCTCTGCCTACTGTGCCATCGTGAGGCTACGGCCGCGCTTCGCAAGCGCCTCAGGCAAAGGGAAAAACGCACGATAGCCATGCAACGTTGA
- a CDS encoding sialate O-acetylesterase, with protein sequence MASLCSPAVMGQADSWPLAGSETVTLTSPLDYQVFQRKTRIRGSILVEGTIAGKVSRVQARILGPELAQNAERWRRVSLNHGNGHFHGSLPAPAGGFYQVEVQVLTNGKTVADTTVEHVGVGEVFVVAGQSNSTNYGEVRQQTQTSMVTAFDGKSWRIADDPQPGVQDNSQKGSFIPAFGDAMYRKYKVPIGVADVGRGSTSVRQWLPAGRPVFVMPTMEKYVVRDSHGALVSDGTLFNGMMMRIHELGKHGFRALLWHQGESDANQPTGHQITPAQYRAMLTDVIHASQKAAGWKIPWFVAEATYHPGQPKDVPFEEAQMELWKAGVANAGPNTDLLTAEYRQNHGKGVHMNDEGLKKHGQMWAECVEAYLDHKLK encoded by the coding sequence GTGGCGTCGCTTTGTTCGCCGGCGGTGATGGGGCAGGCTGACTCCTGGCCATTGGCTGGCAGCGAGACGGTCACGCTTACCTCTCCGTTGGACTACCAGGTATTTCAAAGAAAGACGCGGATCCGAGGAAGCATTCTGGTCGAGGGAACGATCGCGGGCAAGGTGAGCAGGGTCCAGGCGCGCATTCTTGGGCCTGAGTTGGCGCAGAACGCAGAGCGGTGGAGGCGTGTCTCGCTGAATCATGGCAATGGACACTTCCATGGCTCTTTGCCGGCCCCGGCAGGCGGGTTTTATCAGGTTGAGGTGCAGGTGCTCACCAATGGAAAGACCGTAGCGGACACCACGGTTGAACACGTCGGCGTGGGCGAGGTATTTGTTGTTGCCGGGCAATCGAATTCGACCAACTATGGCGAGGTTCGCCAACAGACGCAGACGAGCATGGTGACCGCATTTGATGGCAAGAGCTGGCGTATTGCGGACGATCCGCAGCCCGGCGTTCAGGACAACAGCCAGAAGGGCAGCTTCATCCCCGCCTTTGGCGACGCGATGTACAGGAAGTACAAAGTGCCAATCGGAGTGGCCGATGTGGGCCGAGGCTCGACCAGCGTGCGGCAGTGGCTGCCTGCGGGACGGCCCGTCTTCGTGATGCCGACGATGGAGAAGTATGTAGTCCGCGACAGCCACGGCGCGCTGGTAAGTGACGGCACGCTCTTCAACGGAATGATGATGCGCATTCACGAGCTGGGCAAGCATGGCTTTCGCGCGTTGCTCTGGCACCAGGGAGAGTCCGATGCGAACCAGCCGACAGGGCACCAGATCACTCCAGCGCAGTATCGAGCGATGCTGACGGATGTCATCCACGCATCACAGAAGGCAGCGGGATGGAAGATTCCGTGGTTTGTGGCCGAGGCGACCTACCACCCGGGCCAGCCGAAGGACGTTCCCTTCGAAGAGGCGCAGATGGAGCTCTGGAAGGCGGGAGTTGCCAACGCTGGGCCTAATACGGATCTGCTGACGGCAGAGTATCGGCAGAATCACGGAAAAGGCGTCCACATGAACGATGAAGGGCTGAAGAAGCACGGCCAGATGTGGGCCGAGTGTGTGGAAGCTTACTTGGATCACAAGCTTAAATGA
- a CDS encoding DHA2 family efflux MFS transporter permease subunit, with amino-acid sequence MATAVAVPVPSVARPTKRVRKAINPWVIALTVTLATFMELLDTSIANVSLPYIAGGLGRSFDEVTWILTTYLVANAVVLPLSAWLSRVFGRKNYYMACVALFTVTSFFCGIAPSLGMLLMARILQGIGGGGLAPVEQAILVDTFPPAKRASAFALYTVAIVTAPAIGPVLGGWITDNYNWRWVFLINIPVGLLSLFLTSRFVHDPASYAEERKTVRSANGRLHIDGVGIALIGLGSAALEVLLDRGQIDDWFGSIFIRWAFAVALVCIGTAIFWELRQADPVIEFRLLKIRNFGIANVFYFVFGFGSFASAALLPQILQSLYGYSATNAGLVLGPGAFVITVLAPVGAQLVQRGFVRPRIMLFGAVIVVGFAFLHYAGFDLATNYAHYAWARALQGLGYAFFFVPLSVIAYSQLSPSQNNKASSITSFFRNWGGSFGIAFATTMSERRQDFHQSVMGANLSGSSRSLQDVVQQTALYLQAHGFSAADAMKASYARLYDGLRAQTQLLAFMDVFHVIGVVTLIAAPLVLMTKNFKIGGKAPAGH; translated from the coding sequence ATGGCTACCGCAGTTGCCGTTCCAGTTCCGAGTGTTGCGCGCCCGACGAAGCGGGTCAGGAAGGCCATCAATCCATGGGTCATTGCCCTGACGGTGACGCTGGCCACGTTTATGGAGCTGCTGGACACCTCCATCGCCAACGTCTCGCTGCCCTACATCGCCGGCGGACTGGGACGCTCGTTCGACGAGGTGACGTGGATTCTGACGACTTACCTCGTAGCGAATGCAGTGGTGCTGCCCTTGTCAGCGTGGCTGTCGCGCGTCTTTGGGCGCAAGAACTATTACATGGCCTGCGTGGCTCTGTTTACGGTCACTTCATTTTTCTGCGGGATTGCGCCGAGCCTTGGCATGCTGCTGATGGCTCGCATACTGCAAGGCATCGGAGGCGGCGGACTGGCGCCGGTCGAGCAGGCAATCCTGGTCGATACATTTCCGCCTGCTAAGCGCGCCTCGGCGTTCGCACTCTATACGGTCGCGATTGTAACCGCGCCCGCAATTGGCCCCGTGCTGGGCGGCTGGATTACCGACAACTACAACTGGCGCTGGGTCTTTCTGATCAACATTCCGGTCGGCCTTCTTTCGCTATTCCTGACCAGCCGCTTCGTTCACGATCCCGCGTCGTATGCGGAGGAGCGCAAGACCGTCCGGTCAGCCAATGGACGGCTGCACATCGACGGAGTTGGCATTGCGCTGATCGGGCTGGGCTCGGCTGCGCTCGAAGTACTGCTGGACCGTGGCCAGATCGATGACTGGTTCGGTTCGATCTTCATCCGCTGGGCGTTCGCCGTGGCGCTGGTCTGCATCGGCACTGCAATCTTCTGGGAGCTGCGCCAGGCGGACCCGGTGATTGAGTTCCGTCTTCTGAAGATCCGTAACTTCGGCATCGCCAATGTCTTCTACTTCGTCTTCGGCTTTGGCTCGTTCGCCTCGGCAGCGCTGCTTCCGCAAATTCTCCAGTCGCTCTATGGCTACAGCGCAACCAATGCCGGACTGGTGCTGGGACCGGGCGCGTTTGTCATCACGGTGCTCGCGCCCGTGGGAGCGCAACTGGTGCAGCGCGGATTCGTGCGGCCGCGGATTATGCTCTTCGGCGCGGTAATCGTCGTGGGGTTCGCATTTCTGCACTACGCCGGATTCGATCTCGCCACCAACTACGCGCACTATGCCTGGGCGCGAGCGCTGCAAGGCCTGGGCTATGCATTCTTCTTCGTGCCGCTGTCGGTCATTGCTTATTCGCAGCTCTCACCCAGCCAGAACAACAAGGCGTCGTCGATCACAAGCTTCTTCCGCAACTGGGGCGGCAGCTTCGGCATCGCCTTCGCTACGACGATGAGCGAGCGACGGCAGGACTTTCACCAGTCGGTGATGGGCGCAAACCTGTCCGGATCGTCGCGCTCGCTGCAGGACGTGGTCCAGCAGACGGCGCTCTACCTTCAGGCGCATGGATTCTCCGCCGCGGACGCGATGAAGGCCAGCTATGCGCGCCTGTATGACGGACTGCGCGCGCAGACGCAGCTGCTGGCGTTTATGGATGTATTCCACGTGATCGGTGTAGTCACGCTCATCGCCGCTCCGCTTGTGCTCATGACGAAGAACTTCAAGATAGGAGGCAAGGCCCCGGCAGGACATTGA
- a CDS encoding TetR/AcrR family transcriptional regulator — protein MRFFPDNLPENISDGEAEVSKGELTRQRIIEEAAPIFNQRGYAGCSMQDVMEATGLEKGGIYRHFSNKEELAAEAFRYNMGRSVRFRMDAVVGVEGAVEKLRAYVRSWARTPSVIPGGCPMLNTAVDADDGNPLLRKLVTEAVQDWKGRIGRIVEEGIAAGEIREDVDPRKIANTLIATLEGALMITRLEGTKEAMRDAQATLESVISAIARE, from the coding sequence ATGCGTTTTTTCCCGGATAATCTTCCAGAGAATATTTCTGACGGGGAGGCCGAGGTGAGCAAAGGTGAACTGACGCGCCAGCGCATCATCGAAGAGGCTGCGCCCATCTTCAACCAGCGCGGCTACGCAGGCTGTTCCATGCAGGATGTCATGGAGGCGACGGGCCTTGAAAAAGGCGGAATTTACCGTCACTTCAGCAACAAGGAAGAGCTTGCGGCCGAGGCGTTTCGCTACAACATGGGCCGGTCGGTCCGCTTCCGCATGGATGCGGTCGTAGGCGTCGAAGGCGCAGTCGAAAAGCTCCGCGCCTACGTCCGGAGCTGGGCGCGAACCCCATCGGTCATTCCGGGCGGTTGTCCGATGCTCAATACCGCAGTTGACGCTGACGACGGCAACCCGCTGCTCCGCAAGCTGGTCACGGAAGCAGTGCAGGACTGGAAGGGGCGCATCGGCCGCATCGTCGAAGAGGGAATCGCCGCGGGCGAGATCCGAGAGGATGTGGACCCGCGCAAGATCGCAAATACGCTCATTGCCACGCTCGAAGGCGCATTGATGATTACCCGCCTCGAAGGCACCAAAGAAGCGATGCGCGATGCTCAGGCCACGCTTGAAAGCGTCATCTCAGCCATTGCAAGAGAATGA